In Pseudobythopirellula maris, a single window of DNA contains:
- a CDS encoding metallophosphoesterase codes for MSRRRFLAKAAAISAVGATGLGAYTWRLEPHWIEMVTRDMPLAGLPRRLWDQRLVQISDLHAGDEVDDNYLLAALRRVRSMRPAGVVITGDFMTCERGEQIAKTRDLLAELAPHETPTFAVLGNHDHGAHYRHPQVARDLVEALRSIGVRMLENETQDLHGLPIVGCGDLWAKECDLKAAIRGNGPTDDAIYLTHNPDSVDLPEWRDARGWVLAGHTHGGQCRFPFLGAPILPVENRDYVSGEIALSEGRRLYINRGLGYKMRVRFGARPEITTFRLAPLDGRQAERRSV; via the coding sequence ATGAGCCGACGCCGATTCCTGGCCAAGGCGGCCGCGATTAGCGCGGTGGGGGCGACCGGACTGGGCGCCTACACCTGGCGGCTCGAACCGCACTGGATCGAGATGGTCACACGCGACATGCCGCTCGCCGGCCTGCCGCGTCGGCTGTGGGACCAACGGCTGGTGCAGATCAGCGACCTGCACGCGGGCGACGAGGTCGACGACAACTACCTTCTCGCCGCTCTGCGCCGCGTGCGCTCGATGCGGCCGGCGGGTGTCGTGATCACCGGGGACTTCATGACCTGCGAGCGGGGCGAGCAGATCGCCAAGACACGCGACCTGCTGGCCGAGCTCGCCCCCCACGAGACCCCCACCTTCGCCGTGCTTGGCAACCACGACCACGGCGCGCACTACCGCCATCCTCAGGTCGCCCGCGACCTGGTCGAGGCGTTGCGGTCGATCGGGGTGCGCATGCTCGAGAACGAGACACAAGACCTGCACGGGCTTCCGATCGTTGGCTGCGGCGACCTGTGGGCGAAGGAGTGCGACCTGAAAGCGGCGATCCGCGGGAACGGCCCCACGGACGACGCGATCTATTTGACGCACAACCCCGACAGCGTCGACCTGCCCGAATGGCGCGACGCCCGCGGCTGGGTGCTGGCGGGCCACACGCACGGCGGGCAATGCCGGTTCCCGTTCTTGGGGGCGCCGATCTTGCCCGTCGAGAACCGCGACTACGTGTCGGGTGAGATCGCGCTCAGCGAAGGGCGACGGCTCTACATCAACCGCGGCCTCGGCTACAAGATGCGGGTCCGGTTCGGCGCCCGGCCGGAGATCACCACCTTCCGTCTCGCCCCGCTCGACGGGCGCCAGGCCGAGCGGCGGTCCGTCTAA
- a CDS encoding AAA family ATPase, with protein sequence MQPTSEGLALSAAGAPPAGLADWKPPGLSPQPTAPPRALEPPPEPQTLEQAGLTAALVEGLVLKVLLHSGASSGRDVADRTRLSRALVSETLGRLRDDLQVTIKGQAGPSDYIYQLSEAGFAAARRCVEQANYADAAPVPLEAYERAMRGQSLGSSRVGLEQLRTALAELTLRPELLSLLAQAINDGRGMFLFGSPGNGKTSIAERVCRAFGESIWIPRAVSVGGDMIRLFDASCHEEIDDPSLAAARYDRRWVLIRRPTVVVGGELTLDQLDPAFNADSGVSEAPVQLKACGGALVIDDFGRQRASSTEILNRLIVPLEKRFDFLSLASGRQLQVPFETLFVLSTNLEPRELVDEAFLRRIPYKIEVDDPSEQQFRSLLNAEAARAGYRLAPEAADLLLSEHYRGADRPMRFCHPRDLVRQAVNFCEVHGRPPVVDEEALGAAVRNYFAGL encoded by the coding sequence ATGCAGCCCACCAGCGAAGGCCTCGCACTGAGCGCCGCCGGCGCCCCGCCGGCCGGTCTAGCCGATTGGAAGCCGCCGGGTTTGTCGCCACAGCCTACCGCTCCGCCGCGGGCGCTCGAGCCGCCCCCCGAGCCGCAAACGCTCGAGCAGGCCGGCCTCACCGCCGCGCTCGTCGAGGGCCTCGTTCTGAAGGTGCTGCTGCACTCGGGCGCCTCTTCGGGACGCGACGTGGCCGATCGCACCCGGCTCTCGCGCGCCTTGGTGAGCGAGACGCTCGGCCGGTTGCGCGACGACTTGCAGGTGACGATCAAAGGCCAGGCCGGTCCCAGCGACTACATTTACCAGTTGAGCGAGGCGGGGTTCGCCGCCGCCCGTCGCTGCGTGGAGCAAGCCAACTACGCCGACGCCGCCCCCGTGCCGCTCGAGGCCTACGAGCGCGCGATGCGTGGGCAGTCGCTCGGCTCGTCGCGGGTGGGCCTCGAACAACTCCGCACGGCGCTCGCCGAGCTCACCCTCCGCCCCGAGCTGCTGAGCCTGTTGGCCCAGGCGATCAACGACGGTCGCGGCATGTTCCTGTTCGGCTCGCCCGGCAACGGCAAGACCTCGATCGCCGAGCGCGTTTGCCGGGCGTTCGGCGAGTCGATCTGGATCCCCCGCGCGGTGAGCGTGGGCGGCGACATGATCCGGCTGTTCGACGCGAGCTGCCACGAGGAGATCGACGACCCGTCGCTCGCCGCGGCGCGCTACGACCGCCGCTGGGTCCTCATCCGCCGGCCGACGGTGGTCGTCGGCGGCGAGCTGACGCTCGACCAGCTCGACCCGGCGTTCAACGCCGACTCGGGCGTGAGCGAGGCGCCGGTGCAGCTCAAGGCGTGCGGCGGGGCGCTGGTGATCGACGACTTCGGCCGCCAGCGGGCCAGCAGCACCGAGATCCTCAACCGGCTGATCGTGCCTCTCGAGAAGCGGTTCGACTTCCTCAGCCTGGCGAGCGGCCGGCAACTGCAGGTCCCCTTCGAGACGCTCTTCGTCCTGTCGACCAACCTCGAGCCGCGCGAGCTGGTGGATGAGGCGTTCCTGCGCCGCATCCCGTACAAGATCGAGGTCGACGACCCGAGCGAGCAGCAATTCCGCAGCCTGCTCAACGCCGAAGCGGCCCGCGCCGGCTACCGGCTCGCGCCGGAGGCGGCCGACTTGCTGCTGAGCGAGCATTACCGCGGCGCGGACCGACCGATGCGTTTCTGCCACCCCCGTGACTTGGTGCGCCAGGCGGTGAACTTCTGCGAGGTCCACGGCCGCCCGCCGGTCGTCGACGAGGAGGCTCTCGGTGCGGCGGTGCGGAACTACTTCGCCGGGCTGTGA
- a CDS encoding class I SAM-dependent methyltransferase, whose amino-acid sequence MLRPVPLDPKSAPLPQRIKRLLDDADKRIERLVHERRETPMPAFVPSDFVDTYWALTAIEDLGLAPGHRFCEWGSGAGVVTLLAATLGLDAIGVEIEEDLVDLAVALGEDHEIEADFVCASFVPDGGDEILDDLHAGDQQDCTWLRSDGQNAYELLDLEPDDFDLVFAYPWPGEERMVFDLFDEFAAEGALLLTYHGQEGLRLQRKAKRKR is encoded by the coding sequence ATGCTCCGTCCTGTCCCGCTCGACCCGAAATCGGCGCCGCTGCCCCAGCGCATCAAACGCTTGCTCGACGACGCCGACAAGCGGATCGAGCGGCTGGTGCACGAGCGTCGCGAGACGCCGATGCCCGCCTTCGTGCCGAGCGACTTTGTCGACACGTACTGGGCCCTCACGGCGATCGAAGATCTCGGCCTGGCGCCCGGCCACCGCTTCTGCGAGTGGGGCAGCGGCGCCGGCGTGGTCACGCTGCTGGCCGCCACGCTCGGCCTGGACGCCATCGGCGTGGAGATCGAGGAAGACCTCGTCGACCTGGCCGTCGCGCTCGGCGAAGACCACGAGATCGAGGCCGACTTCGTCTGCGCGTCGTTCGTCCCCGACGGCGGCGACGAGATCCTCGACGACCTCCACGCCGGTGACCAGCAAGACTGCACCTGGCTGCGCAGCGACGGCCAGAACGCCTACGAGCTGCTAGACCTCGAGCCGGACGACTTCGACCTGGTGTTCGCCTACCCCTGGCCCGGCGAGGAGCGGATGGTGTTCGACCTGTTCGACGAGTTCGCCGCCGAGGGCGCCCTGCTGCTCACCTACCACGGGCAAGAGGGGCTGCGGCTGCAACGCAAGGCGAAGCGCAAGCGTTGA
- a CDS encoding UbiD family decarboxylase — MGYHSLRHCLTDLERHDHLRRIDAPVDAYLEAAAIHRRVYAAGGPALWFENVAGCRFSMASNLFGTLERSRLMFRDTYETVQRLVELKIDPTRALRSPLRYAGAPLAALRTLPKPVRSGPVMESEAHLSELPQMTSWPRDGGPFVTLPIVYSEDPDAPGLKRSNIGMYRIQLAGAEYETDHEVGLHYQLHRSIGVHQAAAMRRGEPLKVNVFVGGTPAMNLSAVMPLPEGMSELTFAGALGGRRIRMAKRPGGLPVYADADFAICGEVIHDGDAALMKPEGPFGDHLGYYSLAHPFPVLRVEKVYCRANAIWPFTVVGRPPQEDTAFGELIHDLTGPVIPTVLPGVRGVHAVDAAGVHPLLLAVGSERYMPFMQETRPQELLTQACAILGQGQLSLAKYLFIANGDDKPAPDLHDIRAFLGHVLERADWSRDLHFHTETTIDTLDYSGDGLNAGSKLVVAACGPARFELATELPSDLRLPDGFADPRVALPGVLAVRAPRLPEPTFDYDASRRDPALGAAVERAGLARSESQSAADLRRFGESLTAAEPIGRFRLVVLCDDPAFVAESLGNFLWVTFTRSNPAADIGGVEAFTHQKHWGCRGSLVIDARTKPHHAPVLEEDPEVSARVEAMAGPGGPLAGLL, encoded by the coding sequence TTGGGCTACCACTCGCTCCGCCACTGCCTGACCGACCTCGAGCGCCACGATCACCTGCGCCGGATCGACGCGCCGGTCGACGCGTACCTCGAGGCGGCCGCCATCCACCGCCGGGTCTACGCCGCCGGCGGGCCGGCGCTGTGGTTCGAGAACGTCGCCGGATGCCGGTTCTCGATGGCGAGCAACCTGTTCGGCACGCTCGAGCGTTCGCGGCTGATGTTCCGCGACACGTACGAGACCGTTCAGCGGCTGGTCGAGCTGAAGATCGATCCGACGCGCGCCCTCCGCTCGCCGCTGCGCTACGCCGGCGCGCCGCTCGCCGCCTTGCGGACCTTGCCCAAGCCCGTCCGCAGCGGGCCGGTCATGGAGAGCGAGGCCCATCTCTCCGAGCTGCCGCAGATGACCAGCTGGCCCCGCGACGGCGGGCCGTTCGTCACGCTGCCGATCGTCTACAGCGAGGACCCCGACGCGCCCGGCCTGAAGCGATCGAACATCGGCATGTACCGCATCCAGCTCGCTGGCGCCGAGTACGAGACGGACCACGAAGTCGGCCTGCACTACCAGCTGCACCGCTCGATCGGCGTCCACCAAGCCGCCGCGATGCGTCGCGGCGAGCCGCTGAAGGTGAACGTCTTCGTCGGCGGCACGCCGGCGATGAACCTCTCGGCCGTGATGCCGCTGCCCGAGGGGATGAGCGAGCTCACGTTCGCTGGCGCCTTGGGCGGCCGCCGCATCCGCATGGCGAAGCGACCCGGCGGCCTGCCGGTTTACGCCGACGCCGACTTCGCCATCTGCGGCGAGGTGATTCACGACGGCGACGCCGCGCTGATGAAACCCGAGGGGCCCTTCGGCGACCATCTGGGCTACTACTCGCTCGCCCACCCGTTCCCCGTGCTACGAGTGGAGAAGGTCTACTGCCGGGCGAACGCGATCTGGCCGTTCACCGTCGTGGGCCGCCCGCCGCAAGAAGACACGGCGTTCGGCGAGCTGATCCACGACCTCACCGGCCCGGTGATCCCCACGGTGCTGCCGGGCGTGCGGGGCGTTCACGCCGTCGACGCCGCCGGCGTCCACCCGCTGCTGCTGGCGGTCGGGAGCGAACGCTACATGCCGTTCATGCAGGAAACCCGCCCGCAGGAGCTGCTCACGCAGGCGTGTGCGATCTTGGGCCAGGGGCAGCTGTCGTTAGCTAAGTATTTGTTCATCGCCAATGGCGACGACAAGCCGGCGCCCGACCTGCACGACATCCGCGCCTTCCTCGGCCACGTGCTGGAGCGGGCCGATTGGTCGCGCGACCTGCACTTCCACACCGAAACGACGATCGACACACTCGACTACTCGGGCGACGGCCTGAACGCCGGCTCGAAGCTGGTGGTGGCCGCCTGCGGCCCGGCGCGCTTCGAGCTGGCGACCGAACTGCCTAGCGACCTGCGTCTGCCCGACGGCTTCGCCGACCCCCGCGTGGCGTTGCCGGGCGTGTTAGCGGTGCGGGCGCCGCGGCTGCCGGAGCCGACCTTCGACTACGACGCCTCGCGACGCGACCCGGCGCTCGGCGCCGCGGTCGAGCGGGCCGGCTTGGCCCGCAGCGAGTCGCAATCGGCCGCCGACCTGCGCCGCTTCGGCGAGTCGCTCACGGCCGCCGAGCCGATCGGCCGCTTCCGGCTGGTCGTGCTGTGCGACGACCCGGCGTTCGTGGCAGAAAGCCTCGGCAACTTCCTGTGGGTCACGTTCACCCGCAGCAACCCGGCGGCCGACATCGGCGGCGTCGAGGCCTTCACGCACCAGAAGCACTGGGGCTGCCGCGGCTCGCTCGTGATCGACGCCCGCACCAAGCCACACCACGCCCCCGTGCTGGAGGAAGACCCCGAGGTGTCGGCCCGGGTCGAGGCGATGGCCGGGCCCGGCGGGCCGCTGGCGGGGCTTCTCTGA
- a CDS encoding prepilin peptidase yields the protein MTEWFENLFTFERVPPWLDALPWWAVVVWLAAFGGCVGSFLNVVALRAPKGKDVVFAPSHCPVCGHKIRPWHNLPIIGYMMLRGRCRDCRAPIPVRYWLWEVAFAALFVVAGLLTPWL from the coding sequence ATGACCGAGTGGTTCGAAAACCTGTTCACCTTCGAGCGCGTGCCGCCGTGGCTCGACGCCCTGCCGTGGTGGGCGGTCGTTGTGTGGCTGGCGGCGTTCGGCGGCTGTGTGGGCAGCTTCCTGAACGTCGTGGCGCTCCGCGCGCCCAAGGGCAAGGACGTGGTCTTCGCCCCTTCGCATTGCCCCGTGTGCGGCCACAAGATCCGCCCCTGGCACAACCTGCCGATCATCGGCTACATGATGCTCCGCGGCCGCTGCCGCGACTGCCGGGCGCCGATCCCGGTGCGCTACTGGCTGTGGGAAGTGGCGTTCGCGGCGCTGTTCGTCGTCGCCGGGCTGCTGACGCCGTGGCTTTAG
- a CDS encoding CotH kinase family protein, whose translation MKRLVYALTFTVLLLAAYRAHTQPPRDGRVGPPGGEEIELLDDFDADGDGVLGASERRAARLWLGDPQQQRGGRRGFGPPGGFRGRNNREAPSPGARLRPDGVPHYPDAPLYDPDVLRTLFLDFEHDGEPNAWQEELADFKGTDVDVPATLTVDGVAYPGVGVHFRGASSYMMVPDGYKKSLNVSLDHTDEDQRLGGYKTLNLLNCNGDPSMMSAALYAEIARDRVAVPKVNFVEVVVGGESWGVFANVQQFDKIFLRENYGSSKGTRWKVPGSPRGDGGLRYLGEGLAPYESRFEMKSNDGEKAWRALIELCRVLNETPRDRLEQELGPLLDIDEALRFLALDVALVNSDGYWTRASDYNLFRDAEGQFHLIPHDTNEALRASHGPPGGGPGGPGGFGPPAGFGPPPGFGPPEGFGPPPNGAADGPPEQEGRRRGRRGGGERGGFGPHGGVDLDPLVVVDEERMPLRSRLLAVPSLREKYLGYVQEIARDALDWDHLGPRVEHYRELIRPAVERDTRKLTTTEAFLAATSPARDAEDSLRAFAEGRRRYLLEYKPPAP comes from the coding sequence ATGAAACGACTCGTCTACGCGCTCACCTTCACCGTGCTCCTGCTAGCGGCGTACCGCGCCCACACGCAGCCCCCACGCGATGGGCGTGTCGGCCCGCCGGGCGGGGAGGAGATCGAACTCCTTGATGACTTCGACGCCGACGGCGACGGCGTGCTCGGCGCGTCGGAACGCCGCGCGGCGCGGCTCTGGCTCGGTGACCCGCAGCAGCAACGCGGCGGGCGCCGCGGCTTCGGGCCGCCGGGCGGTTTCCGCGGCCGCAACAACCGCGAGGCTCCGTCGCCCGGCGCGCGGTTGCGTCCCGACGGAGTCCCCCACTACCCCGACGCCCCGCTGTACGACCCCGACGTGCTGCGCACGCTGTTCCTCGATTTCGAACACGACGGCGAGCCCAACGCTTGGCAGGAAGAGCTCGCCGACTTCAAGGGGACCGACGTCGACGTGCCCGCCACGCTCACGGTCGACGGGGTCGCGTACCCGGGCGTCGGCGTCCACTTCCGCGGCGCTTCGTCGTACATGATGGTCCCCGACGGCTACAAGAAATCGCTCAACGTGTCGCTCGACCACACGGACGAGGACCAGCGGCTCGGCGGCTACAAGACGCTCAACCTGCTCAACTGCAACGGCGACCCGTCGATGATGAGCGCGGCGCTGTACGCCGAGATCGCCCGCGACCGCGTGGCCGTGCCGAAGGTCAATTTCGTCGAGGTTGTCGTGGGCGGCGAGAGCTGGGGCGTGTTCGCCAACGTGCAGCAGTTCGACAAGATTTTCCTCCGGGAGAATTACGGCTCGTCGAAGGGGACGCGCTGGAAAGTCCCCGGCAGCCCCCGCGGCGACGGCGGGCTGCGCTACCTGGGCGAGGGGCTCGCGCCTTACGAGTCGCGTTTCGAGATGAAGTCCAACGACGGCGAGAAGGCGTGGCGCGCGTTGATCGAGCTCTGCCGCGTGCTCAACGAGACGCCGCGCGACCGGCTCGAGCAAGAGCTCGGGCCGCTGCTCGACATCGACGAGGCGCTCCGCTTCTTGGCGCTCGACGTGGCGCTGGTCAACAGCGATGGCTACTGGACGCGGGCGAGCGACTACAACCTGTTCCGCGACGCCGAGGGCCAGTTCCACCTGATCCCACACGACACGAACGAGGCGCTGCGGGCTTCGCACGGCCCGCCCGGCGGCGGCCCCGGAGGCCCCGGTGGCTTCGGCCCGCCTGCCGGCTTTGGCCCGCCCCCGGGCTTCGGGCCGCCAGAGGGCTTTGGGCCTCCCCCCAACGGCGCCGCAGACGGCCCGCCCGAGCAAGAGGGCCGGCGTCGCGGCCGGCGGGGTGGCGGCGAACGGGGCGGCTTTGGTCCGCACGGCGGGGTCGATCTTGACCCGCTTGTCGTGGTCGACGAGGAGCGGATGCCGCTGCGGAGCCGGCTATTGGCCGTGCCAAGCCTGCGCGAGAAATACCTCGGCTACGTCCAGGAGATCGCCCGCGACGCGCTCGACTGGGACCATCTCGGGCCGCGTGTCGAGCATTACCGCGAGCTGATCCGCCCGGCGGTGGAGCGCGACACGCGCAAGCTCACCACGACCGAGGCCTTCCTCGCCGCCACCTCCCCGGCGCGCGACGCCGAGGACTCGCTCCGTGCGTTCGCCGAGGGCCGCCGCCGCTATCTGCTCGAGTACAAGCCGCCAGCGCCGTGA
- a CDS encoding MarC family protein: protein MSEFYQHAVTVFLGFFAVMNPVANTAVFLGLVGDRSRAERTKTAVKALVVAFCVVAAFAAIGKGLFELFGLTLPALKIAGGVLVFMIGYHMLHGKSSGMHRQGGEAEGAEAAGDVAVSPLALPILAGPGTLATAMNFASGGGLANIAVTIAAFGVLCLVTLAAFLFGERLTKLLGESGLQVVTQLMGLIMAVIGAQMLIEGVAAAASAA from the coding sequence ATGAGCGAGTTCTACCAACACGCGGTCACGGTGTTTCTGGGGTTCTTCGCCGTGATGAACCCGGTGGCCAACACGGCGGTGTTCCTCGGCCTGGTCGGCGACCGCTCGCGGGCGGAGCGGACCAAGACCGCCGTGAAGGCCTTGGTCGTGGCGTTCTGCGTCGTCGCGGCGTTCGCGGCGATCGGCAAGGGGCTCTTCGAGCTGTTCGGCCTCACGCTGCCCGCGCTGAAGATCGCCGGCGGCGTGCTCGTGTTTATGATCGGCTACCACATGCTGCACGGCAAAAGCTCCGGCATGCACCGGCAGGGCGGCGAAGCCGAGGGGGCGGAGGCGGCCGGCGACGTGGCGGTCTCGCCGCTGGCGCTGCCGATCCTCGCCGGGCCGGGCACGCTGGCGACGGCGATGAACTTCGCCTCGGGCGGCGGGCTGGCGAACATCGCGGTGACGATCGCCGCCTTCGGCGTGCTGTGCCTCGTCACCCTGGCCGCGTTCCTGTTTGGCGAGCGGCTCACCAAGCTGCTGGGCGAGAGCGGCCTGCAGGTCGTCACGCAGCTGATGGGGCTGATCATGGCGGTGATCGGCGCGCAGATGCTGATCGAGGGCGTCGCCGCCGCGGCGAGCGCGGCTTGA